In Salmo salar chromosome ssa03, Ssal_v3.1, whole genome shotgun sequence, a single genomic region encodes these proteins:
- the rwdd3 gene encoding RWD domain-containing protein 3 isoform X1, protein MSELALDEMSVLSAIYCEKDEFELLEKSAEKGLIFRIQMEVEAATSERTLLSLLFQLPTEYPHCVPEISVSSEQLSRKQCQHIKQSLLEKASALEPEPMVHELLLWLQQNFTELTLNDQSLVEVQEEGGEEETWIALFLIDHMRSKTKYIKTIEKWSLELGLTGRLFLGKLILVLLQGARRSIKEYIHLQRTVKVDVDSSGKRCKEKMMRVLCETQVSDLKRISSFEIKAFLSLEELKREFEQVGLLTLYQEFVPTLP, encoded by the exons ATGTCTGAGCTGGCATTGGATGAAATGTCCGTTTTATCAGCAATATACTGTGAAAAGGACGAATTTGAGCTACTTGAGAAATCAG CAGAAAAGGGACTTATATTCCGCATCCAGATGGAGGTGGAAGCAGCCACCAGTGAGAGAACTCTTTTGAGTCTCCTCTTCCAGCTGCCAACAGAGTACCCCCACTGTGTCCCAGAAATAAGTGTCAGCTCTGAACAGCTCTCCAGGAAACAATGCCAACACATCAAGCAGAGTCTGCTGGAAAAGGCCTCGGCACTGGAGCCAGAGCCCATGGTTCATGAACTACTGCTGTGGCTCCAACAGAACTTCACTGAACTTACTTTAAATGACCAGTCCCTGGTGGAGGTGCAAGAGGAGGGTGGTGAGGAGGAGACGTGGATAGCTCTTTTTCTAATAGACCATATGAGgtccaaaacaaaatatataaagACAATTGAAAAGTGGAGCTTGGAATTGGGGCTCACCGGAAGGCTGTTCTTGGGGAAGTTGATACTGGTCCTTCTGCAAGGCGCAAGGAGGAGTATCAAG GAATACATCCATCTCCAGAGAACTGTGAAAGTAGATGTGGATTCATCAGGAAAGAGATGCAAAGAGAAGATGATGAGAGTTCTTTGCGAAACCCAAGTCTCAGACCTCAAACG GATCTCATCTTTTGAAATCAAAGCGTTTTTGTCCCTCGAGGAGCTAAAAAGGGAGTTTGAGCAAGTTGGactattgactctgtaccaagaGTTTGTGCCCACATTGCCGTAG
- the rwdd3 gene encoding RWD domain-containing protein 3 isoform X2 — protein MSELALDEMSVLSAIYCEKDEFELLEKSEKGLIFRIQMEVEAATSERTLLSLLFQLPTEYPHCVPEISVSSEQLSRKQCQHIKQSLLEKASALEPEPMVHELLLWLQQNFTELTLNDQSLVEVQEEGGEEETWIALFLIDHMRSKTKYIKTIEKWSLELGLTGRLFLGKLILVLLQGARRSIKEYIHLQRTVKVDVDSSGKRCKEKMMRVLCETQVSDLKRISSFEIKAFLSLEELKREFEQVGLLTLYQEFVPTLP, from the exons ATGTCTGAGCTGGCATTGGATGAAATGTCCGTTTTATCAGCAATATACTGTGAAAAGGACGAATTTGAGCTACTTGAGAAATCAG AAAAGGGACTTATATTCCGCATCCAGATGGAGGTGGAAGCAGCCACCAGTGAGAGAACTCTTTTGAGTCTCCTCTTCCAGCTGCCAACAGAGTACCCCCACTGTGTCCCAGAAATAAGTGTCAGCTCTGAACAGCTCTCCAGGAAACAATGCCAACACATCAAGCAGAGTCTGCTGGAAAAGGCCTCGGCACTGGAGCCAGAGCCCATGGTTCATGAACTACTGCTGTGGCTCCAACAGAACTTCACTGAACTTACTTTAAATGACCAGTCCCTGGTGGAGGTGCAAGAGGAGGGTGGTGAGGAGGAGACGTGGATAGCTCTTTTTCTAATAGACCATATGAGgtccaaaacaaaatatataaagACAATTGAAAAGTGGAGCTTGGAATTGGGGCTCACCGGAAGGCTGTTCTTGGGGAAGTTGATACTGGTCCTTCTGCAAGGCGCAAGGAGGAGTATCAAG GAATACATCCATCTCCAGAGAACTGTGAAAGTAGATGTGGATTCATCAGGAAAGAGATGCAAAGAGAAGATGATGAGAGTTCTTTGCGAAACCCAAGTCTCAGACCTCAAACG GATCTCATCTTTTGAAATCAAAGCGTTTTTGTCCCTCGAGGAGCTAAAAAGGGAGTTTGAGCAAGTTGGactattgactctgtaccaagaGTTTGTGCCCACATTGCCGTAG